TACTCTCAACGACATAGCAAGGCTCATTGTGCTCTAAAAGAGAACCAATTTCTTGGCAACCCTCAAAACATGACAACTCAGGATGGCTCTTCTTGTATAACTCATGCCTTAAGCATGCGTTGCTCCATCTTAagaaaatcacttccttaatctcAGCTTCTCGATCCTTCTTGAGCCGTTCCAGTTCATTCACGAGCTGATTGTAAGTTTCCAGTGTTACACCTTCTCCTTCAATCTGCAAAATCAGAACTATACTGGGAATAAGAGGTTGAAACTGGCGACTTTGTTGTCACATTTCAAGCCCAATTCAATGAATCAATAGTCACAGATAAATGGTTcacatcataaatatatatatatatctatatatatatttacataagcATTTCACATCAAGGCAGAAAGGTGGTCAAACCTTGGAGATTGATGAAGCTGATGTTTCTGCCAAATCTATCTTCGTCGAAAGTTCATTCTTTTCTTGTTGCGTTTGGTCCATAATTGTGTGTAGCTCTTTAACTTTGTCATCCAATTTCTTGATGATAGCATTCCTTGTTTCTAGCGCATCGCAACTTGCCAAAATTGCTGTTTCTCCAGCTTCAATCCTTATATTTTGCTCTCCTATGACACGTGATTGCTTCCTCGTTCTTCTCaaaagtttcttttccttcctttgaAGCAGCCTATTTTCTGATTTCCAATCTTCTAACTGCTCAAGAACTCCCACATAGTGCTCAACCAAATTCTTGAGTATAATTGTATCCGTCTTCAATGACGAAATTTCCCTATCCAAGAACTCAACACGGGCCAGCTCCAACAACAATATGTTCTTAAGCTCCATAAGCATGGACTCTTGCTCTTTTAAATCACGGTAACGAATAAACTGATTCTCTAGCTCCCATTCCCTCTTTTCTACATCTCCTATCTTGCTTCTTAGGACTAGAATCTCTTCAGATTTGGCCCCGTCCCCTGTTTCTAAATCCTGCAATGTATTTGCAAGACTACTACAGTCCCAGATCGTCGATCCTTCATCTTCCACTAAAGGCATGCATGTGGAAGGAAGAGTATGGAAGCTATCTTCGTCTTCAAACCC
This genomic interval from Juglans regia cultivar Chandler chromosome 3, Walnut 2.0, whole genome shotgun sequence contains the following:
- the LOC109008464 gene encoding protein CHUP1, chloroplastic, encoding METSSRAEVMQPALLKVGISLAIVSVAGFFYAKIMTRKVTVIKDCPLETQVTSLKTISYDGFEDEDSFHTLPSTCMPLVEDEGSTIWDCSSLANTLQDLETGDGAKSEEILVLRSKIGDVEKREWELENQFIRYRDLKEQESMLMELKNILLLELARVEFLDREISSLKTDTIILKNLVEHYVGVLEQLEDWKSENRLLQRKEKKLLRRTRKQSRVIGEQNIRIEAGETAILASCDALETRNAIIKKLDDKVKELHTIMDQTQQEKNELSTKIDLAETSASSISKIEGEGVTLETYNQLVNELERLKKDREAEIKEVIFLRWSNACLRHELYKKSHPELSCFEGCQEIGSLLEHNEPCYVVESSHDEHAASKRGKLFQRIRRWVEGSGKAKGKVEEKIRQ